A single genomic interval of Ramlibacter sp. harbors:
- a CDS encoding MOSC domain-containing protein — protein sequence MKTIRDLNQPPHVQDRVEALIVRGAPREPARLITQTVALARIGLADDRLGKKGEAELSTRQVTLIQAEHLPVIARLAGLAGVPAVDPVRLRRNIVVSGINLLALRTAHVQVGDAVLEIMGPCAPCSRMEEEVGPGGYAAMRGHGGMTARVLTGGAIRVGDAVRAVARVAETQATGGHGDSSGTPALRKA from the coding sequence ATGAAGACCATCCGCGACCTGAACCAGCCGCCCCATGTGCAGGACCGGGTGGAGGCGCTCATCGTGCGCGGCGCGCCGCGTGAGCCGGCCCGCCTCATCACGCAGACCGTGGCGCTGGCCAGAATCGGTTTGGCCGATGACCGGCTGGGCAAGAAGGGCGAGGCCGAGCTGTCCACGCGCCAGGTCACGCTGATCCAGGCCGAGCATCTGCCGGTGATCGCCCGGCTGGCAGGCCTGGCTGGCGTGCCGGCTGTTGACCCAGTGCGCCTGCGCCGCAACATCGTGGTGTCGGGCATCAACCTGCTGGCGCTGCGAACGGCCCACGTGCAGGTGGGCGATGCGGTGCTGGAGATCATGGGGCCCTGCGCGCCCTGCTCGCGCATGGAAGAAGAGGTTGGCCCCGGGGGCTACGCCGCCATGCGCGGCCACGGCGGCATGACCGCGCGCGTCCTTACCGGCGGCGCCATCCGGGTGGGCGATGCGGTGCGGGCCGTGGCGCGCGTGGCGGAAACCCAGGCCACCGGGGGTCACGGTGATTCGTCAGGAACGCCTGCGCTGCGCAAGGCCTGA
- a CDS encoding homoserine dehydrogenase, whose translation MTPPLQQCQPLRVGLLGFGVVGSGTQAVLADNRATITARAGCAIDLAMVATRTPARARAAREQGAVVLDDPMQVVRHPDIDVVVETMGGTGVARDCVLAAIAHGKHVVTANKALLALHGEQIFAAARARGVSVCFEGAVAVSIPIVKALREGLAGNEIEWLAGIVNGTSNFVLTQMRDQGRGYAQALGEAQALGYAEADPALDVDGGDAAHKLSLLAAMAFGGAPRFHDVHVEGIRALQAADFAHAAQLGHTIKLLAVARRQGEQLQLRVHPALVPADTLLARVDGSMNGILVKGNAAGATLYCGAGAGSRETASAVVADLVDIARALRCGGSPASVPALGFHHEAQPPRAMEPLQALRLRQYLRVPLTQAGSADDALQVLAAHGIAPDRQTQTPEALALLTQETEEWRMAAAVSELARRPGAGGTGREPVRLRVEALA comes from the coding sequence ATGACCCCCCCTCTTCAACAGTGCCAGCCGCTTCGCGTCGGGCTGCTCGGTTTTGGCGTGGTTGGCTCGGGCACGCAGGCCGTGCTGGCCGACAACCGCGCCACCATCACCGCCCGCGCCGGCTGCGCCATTGACCTGGCCATGGTGGCCACCCGCACGCCGGCGCGCGCCCGCGCGGCACGGGAGCAAGGCGCGGTCGTGCTGGACGACCCGATGCAGGTGGTGCGCCACCCCGACATCGACGTGGTGGTGGAAACCATGGGCGGGACCGGCGTGGCGCGCGACTGCGTGCTGGCCGCCATTGCGCATGGCAAGCATGTGGTCACCGCCAACAAGGCGCTGCTGGCCCTGCATGGCGAGCAGATCTTTGCCGCGGCACGGGCGCGGGGCGTGTCGGTGTGCTTTGAGGGCGCGGTGGCGGTGAGCATCCCCATCGTCAAGGCGCTGCGCGAGGGGCTGGCGGGCAATGAGATCGAATGGCTGGCCGGCATTGTCAACGGCACCAGCAACTTTGTGCTGACCCAGATGCGCGACCAGGGCCGTGGCTATGCACAGGCGCTGGGCGAGGCCCAGGCCCTGGGCTATGCCGAGGCTGACCCGGCGCTGGACGTGGACGGGGGTGACGCCGCCCACAAACTCAGCTTGCTGGCCGCCATGGCTTTTGGCGGAGCGCCGCGCTTTCACGACGTGCACGTGGAAGGCATCCGCGCGCTGCAGGCCGCGGATTTTGCGCACGCGGCGCAGCTGGGCCACACCATCAAGCTGCTCGCGGTGGCGCGCCGCCAGGGCGAACAGCTGCAGCTGCGGGTGCACCCGGCGCTGGTGCCTGCGGATACGCTGCTGGCGCGCGTGGACGGCAGCATGAACGGCATCCTGGTCAAGGGCAATGCCGCCGGTGCGACGCTGTACTGCGGCGCCGGGGCCGGCTCGCGCGAAACGGCCTCGGCCGTGGTGGCCGACCTGGTGGACATCGCCCGGGCCCTGCGCTGCGGCGGCTCGCCCGCCAGCGTGCCCGCGCTGGGCTTTCACCACGAGGCCCAGCCGCCGCGCGCCATGGAACCGCTGCAGGCGCTGCGCCTGCGCCAGTACCTGCGCGTGCCGCTAACCCAGGCCGGTTCGGCAGATGACGCCCTGCAGGTGCTGGCGGCGCATGGCATTGCGCCAGACCGGCAGACGCAAACGCCTGAGGCCCTGGCGCTGCTCACGCAAGAGACCGAGGAATGGCGCATGGCCGCCGCCGTGAGCGAGCTGGCGCGGCGGCCCGGTGCAGGCGGCACCGGCCGCGAGCCCGTGCGCCTGCGGGTGGAAGCGCTGGCCTAA
- a CDS encoding DUF1326 domain-containing protein — MTQWNLNGTYFEACNCEAACPCIFTSPPTQGECTALVAWHIDKGSYADTTLDGLNVALAVHAPGTMVATKWRVAAYFDDKASAAQSEALHAIFGGKAGGHPAVLASFIGEMAGAKSVPMQYHADGRKSSLSIPSIADTEIQGIEGQGGNPPTVQGHPLCLAPGKAATVARSSRFTYADFGWDWKFSGRSGLMSPFAYQSE, encoded by the coding sequence ATGACCCAGTGGAACCTCAATGGCACCTATTTCGAAGCCTGCAACTGCGAAGCCGCCTGCCCATGCATCTTCACCAGCCCGCCCACGCAGGGAGAGTGCACGGCGCTCGTCGCCTGGCACATCGACAAAGGATCGTACGCCGATACAACACTCGACGGGCTGAACGTGGCGCTTGCCGTGCACGCCCCGGGGACCATGGTGGCAACCAAATGGCGGGTGGCTGCCTATTTCGATGACAAGGCGAGCGCGGCGCAAAGCGAAGCGTTGCATGCGATCTTCGGGGGCAAGGCGGGCGGCCACCCGGCGGTGCTGGCCTCATTTATCGGCGAGATGGCGGGCGCCAAGAGCGTGCCCATGCAATACCACGCGGATGGCCGCAAGAGCAGCCTGTCCATTCCGAGCATCGCTGACACTGAAATCCAGGGGATCGAAGGCCAAGGGGGGAATCCGCCCACCGTGCAGGGGCACCCCCTTTGCCTTGCGCCGGGGAAGGCAGCCACGGTGGCGCGATCCAGCCGCTTCACTTACGCTGATTTCGGGTGGGACTGGAAGTTCTCCGGCCGCAGCGGCCTGATGTCTCCCTTCGCCTATCAGTCGGAGTGA
- a CDS encoding DUF2182 domain-containing protein, with translation MRAALEWMTGASRLRRAPVWLGMAAIVVISWYSLGAMNGAMSDSMPAMRDGARAHAGMAMGGGGLASLATAFGMWAVMMVAMMLPAVAPSASVFSAVAVRRGPQGGNRTTTLYVTGYAAMWIAFAAPAALMQWALTRALLLDPMARSTSTMLSATILLAAGAYQWTPLKNACLARCRTPLAFFLAKWRDGALGAFVLGLQHGGYCVGCCWALMAVMFVVGAMSLTWMGLFMLLVLGEKLISPNWRFERVIGAVFIASGLWVGAGL, from the coding sequence GTGCGCGCCGCCCTGGAGTGGATGACCGGCGCCAGCCGCTTGCGCCGCGCGCCGGTATGGCTCGGCATGGCGGCGATCGTCGTGATCAGCTGGTACTCTCTCGGCGCCATGAATGGCGCCATGAGCGACAGCATGCCAGCCATGCGCGATGGCGCGCGGGCCCATGCCGGCATGGCCATGGGTGGTGGTGGCCTTGCCAGCCTGGCAACAGCCTTTGGCATGTGGGCGGTGATGATGGTGGCGATGATGTTGCCTGCGGTGGCGCCTTCGGCATCTGTGTTCTCTGCTGTGGCGGTGCGGCGCGGCCCGCAGGGAGGCAACCGCACAACCACCCTGTATGTGACCGGTTACGCGGCCATGTGGATCGCCTTTGCAGCACCTGCCGCGCTCATGCAATGGGCGCTGACCCGTGCCCTGCTGCTCGACCCCATGGCCCGCAGCACCAGCACCATGCTGAGTGCCACCATCCTGCTGGCCGCGGGTGCCTATCAATGGACACCACTGAAGAACGCCTGCCTGGCCAGGTGCCGCACGCCGCTGGCCTTTTTTCTGGCCAAGTGGCGCGACGGCGCCCTGGGCGCTTTCGTGCTGGGGCTACAGCACGGCGGCTATTGCGTGGGCTGCTGCTGGGCGCTGATGGCGGTCATGTTCGTCGTCGGTGCGATGAGCCTGACCTGGATGGGGCTTTTCATGCTTCTTGTTCTTGGCGAAAAGCTCATCTCCCCCAACTGGCGCTTCGAGCGGGTCATTGGAGCGGTGTTCATCGCCTCAGGCCTCTGGGTTGGCGCGGGCCTGTAG
- a CDS encoding sugar phosphate isomerase/epimerase, with protein MDRRIADFGMDTITLAGPLEARLDAMCAAGFGQVMLGARDVVGHPGGVKAAVAAVRASGLRATGFQVLRDFEGLSGHLHGYKVDMARSMLQMCEALGSRVLLACSSTSRHASQDFDDIARDLRKLAMLALPLGIRVAYEGLSWGRTINEFTTAWDVVSRADCPNLGLGLDSFHIFAANTPLDAIGELDPARIFLVQLSDFMWNETPTFEERMTTARTFRVFPGEGVHSEALADLVLRLQALGYAGDYSFEVFNDDYQQLPLDTVAQRARRSALWLADDVLHLPRPLPAWAQQAEGAPR; from the coding sequence ATGGACCGACGCATCGCCGACTTTGGCATGGACACCATCACGCTGGCCGGCCCGCTGGAGGCGCGGCTGGACGCCATGTGCGCCGCCGGTTTTGGCCAGGTCATGCTGGGCGCGCGCGATGTGGTGGGCCACCCCGGCGGCGTGAAGGCGGCCGTGGCGGCCGTGCGCGCCAGCGGCCTGCGCGCCACGGGTTTCCAGGTGCTGCGCGACTTTGAGGGCCTGTCGGGCCACCTGCACGGCTACAAGGTGGACATGGCCCGCAGCATGCTGCAGATGTGCGAGGCCCTGGGCTCCCGCGTTCTGCTGGCGTGTTCATCCACCTCGCGCCACGCCTCGCAGGACTTTGACGACATTGCCCGCGACCTGCGCAAGCTGGCCATGCTGGCGCTGCCGCTGGGCATCCGCGTGGCGTATGAGGGCCTGTCGTGGGGCCGCACCATCAACGAGTTCACCACCGCCTGGGACGTGGTGAGCCGCGCCGACTGCCCCAACCTGGGTCTGGGGCTGGATTCGTTCCACATCTTTGCCGCCAACACGCCGCTGGACGCCATTGGCGAGCTGGACCCGGCCCGCATCTTTCTTGTGCAGCTGTCGGACTTCATGTGGAACGAAACCCCCACCTTTGAAGAGCGCATGACCACCGCGCGCACCTTCAGGGTGTTCCCCGGTGAAGGCGTGCACAGCGAGGCGCTGGCTGATCTGGTGCTGCGCCTGCAGGCCCTGGGCTATGCGGGCGACTACAGTTTTGAAGTGTTCAATGACGACTACCAGCAGCTGCCGCTGGACACCGTGGCCCAGCGCGCCAGGCGCAGTGCCCTGTGGCTGGCCGATGACGTGCTGCACCTGCCCCGGCCACTGCCGGCCTGGGCGCAACAAGCTGAAGGAGCCCCCCGATGA
- a CDS encoding type II toxin-antitoxin system Phd/YefM family antitoxin, with product MDKVTASAAKQNFGHVLERAATAPVGIERHGKLVAALVPPQWLDHAPQLDERRRARDEQQRVEQGRLMAHQRIGIALLAHKDRQKPLLAAAQREVKRWAAQRLCSQDYIDRWAEWLALPVAELVERMCSDADGWGTAMRQNSPFAALLQMPAYGGALR from the coding sequence ATGGACAAAGTGACCGCTTCCGCCGCCAAACAGAACTTCGGCCACGTGCTGGAGCGTGCCGCCACGGCACCGGTGGGCATTGAGCGGCACGGCAAGCTGGTGGCGGCGCTGGTGCCCCCCCAGTGGCTGGACCATGCGCCTCAACTGGACGAACGCCGCCGCGCGCGTGACGAGCAGCAGCGCGTGGAGCAGGGTCGGCTCATGGCGCACCAGCGCATCGGCATCGCCCTGCTGGCGCACAAAGACCGCCAGAAGCCCTTGCTGGCTGCCGCCCAGCGTGAGGTGAAGCGCTGGGCCGCACAGCGCCTGTGCAGCCAGGACTACATTGACCGCTGGGCCGAGTGGCTGGCGCTGCCTGTGGCCGAGTTGGTGGAGCGCATGTGCTCAGACGCCGACGGCTGGGGCACGGCCATGCGGCAAAACTCCCCCTTTGCGGCTTTGCTGCAAATGCCTGCATATGGCGGTGCGTTGCGATGA
- a CDS encoding 4-hydroxyphenylpyruvate dioxygenase yields the protein MTIDREALPQPPNPLGLDGIEFIEYATLRPQALGQVLETLGFMPVARHRSREVTLYRQGGMNLVVNAHPDDARVSATLATATGASEGSQPVISAVAFRVRDARAAQARCLELGAWEAPNHAQAMELNIPGIQGPGGSHYFFVDRYRDFSIYDIDFLPIPTVQPQPPAVAGTGYFGVVQYIGLARGADWMAFYAHLFGFSEIPDHQRFGVMPAGKLMRSPCGQFMWQLIEPGSPDVDDGRESLQRIGIGAPDVPAAVAALRARGVQFVDSAQLHPDDRGALTLTQLGSVAFELVHAQG from the coding sequence ATGACCATCGACCGCGAAGCATTGCCCCAACCGCCCAACCCGCTGGGCCTGGACGGCATCGAGTTCATTGAATACGCCACGCTGCGCCCCCAGGCGCTGGGGCAGGTGCTGGAGACCCTGGGCTTCATGCCGGTGGCCAGGCACCGCTCGCGTGAAGTCACGCTGTACCGCCAGGGCGGCATGAACCTGGTGGTCAATGCCCACCCCGACGACGCGCGCGTGAGCGCCACCCTGGCTACCGCCACGGGCGCCAGCGAAGGCAGCCAACCGGTGATTTCGGCCGTGGCCTTCCGCGTGCGTGACGCGCGTGCGGCCCAGGCCCGCTGCCTGGAGCTGGGCGCGTGGGAGGCGCCCAACCATGCCCAGGCCATGGAGCTGAACATCCCCGGCATCCAGGGCCCGGGCGGTTCGCACTACTTCTTTGTGGACCGCTACCGCGACTTTTCCATCTACGACATTGACTTTCTGCCCATCCCCACAGTGCAACCCCAGCCGCCCGCGGTGGCTGGCACCGGCTACTTTGGCGTGGTGCAGTACATCGGGTTGGCGCGCGGCGCCGACTGGATGGCGTTTTACGCACACCTGTTCGGCTTCAGCGAGATCCCCGATCACCAGCGCTTTGGCGTCATGCCCGCCGGCAAACTCATGCGCAGTCCCTGCGGGCAGTTCATGTGGCAGCTGATCGAGCCCGGCAGCCCCGACGTGGACGACGGCCGCGAAAGCCTGCAGCGCATCGGCATTGGCGCGCCTGATGTGCCCGCCGCCGTGGCGGCGCTGCGGGCACGCGGCGTGCAGTTTGTCGATTCCGCGCAATTGCACCCTGACGACCGCGGCGCGCTCACGCTCACGCAGCTGGGCTCGGTGGCGTTTGAGCTGGTGCACGCCCAGGGGTGA
- a CDS encoding flavin reductase family protein yields MTSPTTSHFTPVALNHASRLINHGPTVLVTSAHGGRRNIMAAAWSMPVEFTPPRIAIVIDKSTYTRELIAASGAFGICLPGAALAGLTYAVGTTSGRDEDKLARHNIETQPGPVLDVPVMEQGCAAWLECRLIPERHTEDAYDTCFAEVVAAAADARIFANGRWDFRDDNTELQTIHHLGAGKFVRAGGVVQGAA; encoded by the coding sequence ATGACCAGCCCCACCACAAGCCACTTCACCCCCGTGGCCCTCAACCACGCCAGCCGCCTCATCAACCACGGCCCCACCGTGCTGGTGACCAGCGCGCACGGCGGGCGCCGCAACATCATGGCGGCGGCCTGGTCCATGCCGGTGGAGTTCACCCCGCCGCGCATTGCCATCGTCATTGACAAAAGCACCTACACGCGCGAGCTCATCGCCGCCAGCGGCGCCTTTGGCATCTGCCTGCCTGGCGCCGCGCTGGCCGGCCTGACCTACGCCGTGGGCACGACCAGCGGGCGCGACGAAGACAAGCTGGCCCGCCACAACATCGAGACCCAGCCCGGCCCCGTGCTGGACGTGCCGGTGATGGAGCAAGGCTGCGCCGCCTGGCTGGAATGCCGCCTGATCCCCGAGCGCCACACCGAAGACGCCTACGACACCTGCTTTGCCGAAGTGGTGGCCGCCGCGGCCGACGCGCGCATCTTTGCCAATGGGCGGTGGGACTTTCGCGATGACAACACCGAGCTGCAGACCATTCACCACCTGGGGGCGGGGAAGTTTGTGCGGGCGGGCGGGGTGGTGCAGGGGGCTGCGTGA